A window of Roseovarius sp. THAF27 contains these coding sequences:
- a CDS encoding iron ABC transporter permease, whose amino-acid sequence MAAITDVHSRPRDRVARAYRLHWLLLGMLLLACLAGLQVGATDVRLSDVSARILQGQPLSQMERVVLWDIRLPRLVMGVLVGAALAVSGAVMQGLFRNPLADPGIVGVSAGAGLGAILAIVLGAQAPAWLAGAVGAHAVPLAAFLGGWGSTLLLYRVATRRGHTSVATMLLAGIALGALAAALSGVLVYMADDQQLRDLTFWGLGSLAGANWAKVLAAGPMILLATGASLTLARGLNGLALGEATAAHIGIQVQRVKFLAILAVAAATGAAVSVSGGIGFVGIVVPHLLRLASGPDHRALLLNAALLGAILLVFADVIARVVIAPAELPIGIVTAVLGAPVFLWILLKRRGLVDL is encoded by the coding sequence ATGGCGGCGATCACCGATGTGCATAGCCGTCCGCGCGACCGGGTGGCACGCGCTTACAGGCTGCATTGGCTTCTGTTGGGGATGCTGCTGCTTGCCTGTCTTGCCGGCCTTCAGGTCGGCGCCACGGATGTGCGCCTGTCCGATGTCTCGGCCCGGATACTCCAAGGCCAGCCCCTCAGCCAGATGGAACGCGTGGTCCTGTGGGACATCCGTTTGCCGCGCCTTGTCATGGGCGTGCTGGTCGGCGCGGCGCTTGCCGTCTCGGGGGCGGTCATGCAGGGGCTGTTTCGCAATCCCCTGGCGGATCCGGGCATCGTGGGTGTCAGCGCCGGGGCCGGGCTGGGCGCGATCCTGGCGATCGTGCTGGGCGCGCAGGCACCGGCCTGGCTGGCAGGCGCGGTCGGCGCTCACGCGGTGCCACTCGCAGCCTTTCTCGGCGGTTGGGGATCGACCCTTCTGCTTTACCGTGTCGCCACGCGTCGCGGACACACCTCCGTCGCCACGATGCTGCTGGCCGGCATCGCGCTCGGGGCCCTGGCCGCCGCGCTTTCGGGGGTGCTTGTCTACATGGCCGATGACCAGCAACTGCGCGACCTCACGTTCTGGGGGCTCGGATCGCTTGCCGGGGCCAACTGGGCCAAGGTGCTGGCAGCAGGTCCCATGATCCTTCTTGCGACAGGCGCGTCCCTGACTCTCGCCCGTGGTCTCAACGGCCTGGCCCTGGGTGAGGCCACAGCCGCGCATATCGGCATACAGGTGCAGCGCGTGAAATTCCTGGCCATCCTCGCGGTCGCCGCAGCGACAGGGGCCGCCGTATCGGTATCGGGCGGGATCGGCTTTGTAGGCATCGTCGTGCCGCACCTGCTACGCTTGGCGTCGGGACCGGATCACCGCGCGCTGCTTCTGAACGCGGCGCTGCTCGGCGCGATCCTGCTGGTCTTTGCCGACGTAATCGCGCGGGTCGTCATCGCTCCCGCGGAATTGCCCATCGGCATCGTCACCGCCGTCCTTGGCGCGCCCGTATTCCTGTGGATCCTTCTCAAGCGACGGGGGCTCGTGGACCTGTGA
- a CDS encoding hemin ABC transporter substrate-binding protein, whose amino-acid sequence MTCKSGARAAFLAIGISMVGAVAAFSVSGQQAKTSENPHATVLSIGGSVTEIVAALGQEHRLKARDTTSTYPPSVESLPDVGYMRALSPEGILSVGPSLILSEEGAGPPEALDVIRAADVTFVEVPDALTTEGILRKISVVGDALDVPDRAGALAAKVKAEMQAAILDAARPEGDKKRVLFVLSTQGGKINASGTGTAADAIIRMAGGLNAISAFEGYKQITDEAVGQAAPDVIVMMNRTGDHAITDDALFDMPAIRLTPAARERAVVRMDGLLMLGFGPRTAEGIRHLNAALYEQGI is encoded by the coding sequence ATGACCTGCAAATCGGGTGCAAGGGCGGCATTCCTCGCGATCGGCATCTCGATGGTGGGTGCCGTCGCGGCCTTCTCTGTCAGCGGACAGCAGGCAAAGACCTCTGAAAACCCGCATGCCACGGTCCTGTCCATTGGCGGCTCCGTCACCGAAATCGTCGCGGCGCTTGGACAGGAACACAGGCTGAAGGCGCGCGATACGACGTCGACCTATCCGCCGTCCGTCGAAAGCCTACCTGACGTGGGCTATATGCGGGCGTTGTCGCCCGAGGGCATCCTGTCGGTCGGTCCGTCGCTCATCCTGTCCGAGGAAGGGGCCGGGCCGCCAGAGGCCCTTGACGTGATCCGCGCGGCAGACGTGACATTCGTCGAGGTTCCCGACGCGCTGACCACCGAAGGCATCCTGCGCAAGATCTCGGTAGTGGGCGATGCGCTCGACGTACCGGACCGGGCGGGCGCCCTGGCCGCCAAGGTCAAGGCCGAGATGCAGGCTGCAATATTGGATGCCGCGCGTCCCGAGGGGGACAAGAAGCGCGTCCTCTTCGTCCTGTCCACCCAAGGCGGCAAGATCAACGCGTCCGGCACCGGCACCGCGGCGGACGCCATCATCCGCATGGCGGGCGGGCTGAACGCGATCTCCGCGTTCGAAGGCTACAAGCAGATCACGGACGAGGCCGTGGGCCAGGCCGCACCGGACGTGATCGTGATGATGAACCGGACCGGCGACCATGCCATCACCGATGACGCGCTCTTCGACATGCCCGCGATCCGCCTGACCCCGGCGGCCCGAGAGCGCGCGGTCGTGCGGATGGACGGGCTTTTGATGCTTGGGTTCGGCCCTCGCACCGCGGAAGGTATCCGCCACCTGAACGCCGCGCTTTACGAACAGGGCATCTAG
- a CDS encoding hemin-degrading factor, with translation MSNRTSPTPEDIRAHRADNPKLRARDAAQALAISEAELVAAEVGRGVTRIAAHPDRVIPAAEQLGEVMALTRVEACVHEKVGEYGNYHPGDHAAMTLTENIDLRIFQSHWVHGFAVETETETGPRRSIQIFDAAGDAIHKIHLRESSRHDAWAGLVADLAVEDQSDTQAVAARQPTEAPKSRLDKRDILRDEWARLTDTHQFLRLCSKLKMNRLGAYRIAGAPFVRRLDPKAVDDMLHAVRDAGIEIMLFVGNRGCIQIHSGPIATLHPMGPWQNVMDPGFNLHLRRDKVAELWAVEKPTQRGPAVSVEAFDADGGLIFQCFGVGKEGRDSRPAWGEIVSKLNSAEEVAA, from the coding sequence ATGAGCAACCGCACCTCCCCAACCCCAGAAGACATCCGCGCCCACCGGGCGGATAACCCCAAGCTACGCGCCCGCGACGCGGCACAGGCGCTGGCGATTTCCGAGGCAGAACTGGTGGCCGCCGAGGTGGGCCGGGGCGTGACGCGGATCGCGGCGCATCCCGACCGGGTGATTCCCGCCGCCGAACAGCTGGGCGAGGTCATGGCCCTGACCCGCGTCGAGGCCTGCGTGCACGAAAAGGTCGGTGAGTACGGCAATTATCATCCCGGCGATCATGCCGCGATGACCCTGACCGAGAATATCGACCTGCGGATCTTTCAATCGCACTGGGTACACGGATTCGCGGTCGAAACCGAGACAGAGACGGGACCACGCCGGTCGATCCAGATCTTCGATGCGGCGGGTGACGCCATCCACAAGATCCACCTGCGCGAGTCCTCGCGGCACGATGCCTGGGCCGGGCTGGTTGCGGACCTCGCCGTCGAGGATCAGTCCGACACGCAGGCGGTCGCAGCCCGCCAGCCCACCGAAGCGCCGAAGTCGCGCCTCGACAAGCGCGATATCCTGCGCGACGAGTGGGCCCGTCTGACCGACACGCACCAGTTTCTGCGCCTGTGTTCCAAGCTGAAGATGAATCGCCTCGGCGCTTACCGCATCGCTGGCGCACCCTTCGTGCGCAGGCTTGATCCCAAGGCGGTGGACGACATGCTGCACGCCGTGCGCGATGCCGGGATCGAGATCATGCTGTTCGTCGGCAACCGCGGCTGCATCCAGATCCATTCCGGGCCGATCGCCACGTTGCACCCGATGGGGCCGTGGCAGAACGTGATGGATCCCGGCTTCAACCTGCACCTGCGGCGCGACAAGGTGGCGGAACTCTGGGCTGTCGAAAAGCCCACGCAACGGGGTCCCGCCGTCTCGGTCGAAGCCTTCGATGCGGATGGCGGCCTGATCTTCCAGTGTTTCGGCGTCGGCAAGGAAGGGCGCGATTCCCGCCCGGCCTGGGGCGAAATCGTCTCGAAGCTGAATTCGGCCGAAGAGGTGGCGGCATGA